In a single window of the Cydia strobilella chromosome 13, ilCydStro3.1, whole genome shotgun sequence genome:
- the LOC134746772 gene encoding uncharacterized protein LOC134746772 encodes MAEGDEDVPPQNGAGAANVAPPLAVSTTSSAAFVHQNMEKLQGQGNFCSWKFAIKMLLILEGLWDCVTGAVTDAARDQRALARIALGLHPSLYQYVTSCTSAKQAWDNLRNIFEDRGLYRRIVLLRELHKASYADHAGMNAYIDHIMKLVQQLADIGKTIEDSEVAELLLSGLPQEFDSLVSNMSTACLTSTISSEFVRARLMQEESRKLATCSSETAFVSKQQLKAKKKFTCTYCHKEGHVKAKCFKLKRDKKQKEDPMPAAFLVSQQDVYKDSGSSCHLFNDKNCFNSIKKGQSSVAVANNSKVLCEGTGDVKIRTLDKDGETLEQCVPCLEGKMAKTPFPKGGGTRATRPLELVHSDVVGPMPVSSLGGANFAVTFTDDFSRKSYCYLMKHKSEVCDHFIHFKNVVEKQTGLSILCLRSDNGKEYVNNRLSSYLKKEGL; translated from the exons ATGGCTGAAGGCGACGAAGATGTGCCGCCACAAAATGGAGCCGGCGCGGCCAATGTGGCGCCGCCGCTCGCTGTTTCCACAACCAGCTCAGCAGCTTTTGTGCACCAAAATATGGAGAAGCTACAAGGCCAAGGAAATTTTTGCTCTTGGAAGTTCGccataaaaatgttattgataTTGGAAGGTTTATGGGACTGTGTGACCGGTGCAGTGACGGACGCTGCGCGCGACCAACGTGCGCTGGCGCGCATTGCACTTGGTCTGCACCCATCTctatatcaatatgttaccagtTGCACTAGTGCCAAGCAAGCGTGGGACAATCTTAGAAATATATTTGAAGACAGAGGGCTTTATCGTCGAATTGTTTTGCTACGTGAACTACACAAGGCCAGCTACGCCGATCACGCCGGTATGAACGCGTATATCGACCATATTATGAAATTAGTCCAACAACTGGCAGATATTGGAAAAACTATTGAAGATAGTGAAGTGGCAGAACTGCTTTTAAGCGGGTTACCTCAAGAGTTTGATTCTCTAGTTTCAAATATGTCTACAGCCTGCCTAACATCGACTATATCTAGTGAGTTTGTACGAGCCAGGCTGATGCAGGAAGAGTCCAGGAAGCTAGCGACATGTTCATCTGAGACTGCTTTTGTTTCCAAACAACAGTTAAAAGCAAAGAAGAAGTTTACGTGTACTTACTGTCATAAGGAGGGCCACGTCAAAGCTAAGTGCTTCAAACTGAAAAGAGATAAGAAGCAGAAGGAAGATCCCATGCCAGCCGCGTTCCTGGTCTCCCAGCAAGATGTTTATAAAGATTCTGGATCGAGctgccatttatttaatgacaaaaactgttttAATTCTATAAAGAAAGGACAATCTTCAGTGGCAGTGGCTAATAATAGCAAAGTGCTGTGTGAAGGCACCGGCGATGTAAAAATAAGGACATTAGACaag GATGGCGAAACACTTGAACAGTGTGTACCATGCCTTGAGGGGAAGATGGCTAAGACTCCATTTCCCAAAGGTGGTGGAACGCGTGCAACCAGACCTTTGGAGCTTGTACACTCCGATGTGGTCGGTCCCATGCCAGTGAGCAGCTTGGGTGGTGCAAACTTTGCTGTCACCTTCACAGATGACTTCTCGAGGAAATCCTACTGCTACCTAATGAAACATAAGTCAGAGGTATGTGACcattttattcactttaaaaatgTTGTAGAAAAGCAGACAGGTTTATCTATTCTATGTTTGCGTTCGGACAATGGGAaagaatatgtaaataatagaCTTTCCAGTTATTTAAAGAAAGAAGGGTTATAG